Genomic segment of Pseudoalteromonas sp. NC201:
GATCTTATCGCAGTAAACAACGATTATTACCATGTTCGGCAATTAAAGCAGCATGCAGATAAGCCAACCGTGGTCATGCTCTCGGGTGCGAATATGCATTTTCATAGTGATAGTGCTTGGTTCGCGTTACTACAGCCTTACTTGGCAGAGAGTTTTAATGTTTACGTCATTGATAGGCTAGGGCAGGGATTAAGTAGTGTTGATGACACACCTTCCATGAATAAATTTGCACACGACCTCCCTGTACTATTTGAAAAGCTCAATCTCAGTGATGTGCATTTGTTGAGTTACGCAAATAGTAATTCAGTGCCGCTAATTGCGATGCAAAAATCACAGGAGTTTCAACAAAAGATAGCAAGCATGTTGTGGTTAGACCCAGATATTTTACTGCCACATTCTATTGCTCAGTATCAAGGTTACCCAGTTGATGTTTATCGTCAATACGGACAAGACTTGATTGATCATGTTGCTGCTGGTAATTGGCAAGAAAAGATGGATAGCAAAATAGCTGAAGAGCAGGCGCATATTGAAACACTGCTTGAAGGAAGCGAGTTTGCAGACTACATGGATTGGCAATATTTCAATCACATAATGCAAACCCGCCACAGTGTTGCAGCTCAACTTACTCGAGTACACGAAATGATGAACTACCATGATGACTTGGAGTTAGTAAGAAACTGGCAGCCAGACAGCAGCATTCCTATTTCAGTGATAGATAGTGAGTTTGAAAAACTAGATATCGCCAATGCAGACTCTGAAGAAGCGAAAGCTAATCTCATTAAATGGGAGGCAGAGGGGAGAAAATGGTCTCAAGAAGTTGCTGAAACCAGTGGTGGGCAGTATTTACCAATATCATCAACTGAGCACCTGATCCCATTTACCCATCCTGAGCTTATCAAGCAGGCATTGACTGAGCTTGCGAGCCAATGACACCAATCCAGTTTGCTAGATGAGCGCTTGAAGCGTTGAATTAACATATAAAAAACGCGAGCTTGTCTGCCGCTCGCGTTTTAATTTTAAAAGATTATTTTATATTTAAATCAGTCTGTTACCTCATAGTAAAGCACTACTGTCACACGTAGAATCTGGAAGATTTCTGTAAAGCCTTTGGTTATAAAGGTTATGCGTGTTTTCCAGAAAAATAGCAAATTTCCACAATTTCTCCCGAAAAAATAAGTCGCCTATCGTATTTTCCAGAAAATTACCGCTTAAATTTCAAATTGTATTTTGAAACTTTCATTGGAAATACATGAATCGCAACTTTAATTTTGACTTGTATAAGTCATGTTTTTTAATTCAAAATTTCAATCGTCTCTTCAATATACTCTTCGAAATTTCCAACGTACTTTGAAAGAAATGACCTTTTCTTTGTGTTCTCACCAATACAAATAAGATTTGCTCGGTTATTAAAGTGTTTTTCATTGTATGTCGTAGCTGAGTTAACGTTGCTTTTAGAGTCAGCTATTGAAAATATTATTTGCTGATTGTTTGATGAATGATTTTTTATAAAATCGAGTATTTCATTTTTACTCTCATCTTCAAAGTCACCCTCGAATATGGCATCAAGGAGAAAAGGCAATACATGTGTGT
This window contains:
- a CDS encoding alpha/beta hydrolase, with amino-acid sequence MTSRMFLKQALGLTLAALVAGCGSSSDSKKALSNDDGVLKPVNGLEVHQLNERYYYMKPIEKPHKAYKLMLAFHGSGGTAYGMAGLTKLHEQSDDYIVVYPKSKNEEWNEGCGCNKAHRLGVDDLGFVDQMIAEIKAKYDVIDGEIYATGFSQGGLFVQNLLCNRSETFNAIVTVAAPMSYQLGDSCNFSTPTNYRIMHGKADSVLPYNGKSHANFGLLSSLQAIKIIANLNYEAALSVDEEIAEGVTLTHYPNRNIQTQLISVDGARHSWNLPPVQTTESIMAFFESTSRYVLPQGSDLIAVNNDYYHVRQLKQHADKPTVVMLSGANMHFHSDSAWFALLQPYLAESFNVYVIDRLGQGLSSVDDTPSMNKFAHDLPVLFEKLNLSDVHLLSYANSNSVPLIAMQKSQEFQQKIASMLWLDPDILLPHSIAQYQGYPVDVYRQYGQDLIDHVAAGNWQEKMDSKIAEEQAHIETLLEGSEFADYMDWQYFNHIMQTRHSVAAQLTRVHEMMNYHDDLELVRNWQPDSSIPISVIDSEFEKLDIANADSEEAKANLIKWEAEGRKWSQEVAETSGGQYLPISSTEHLIPFTHPELIKQALTELASQ